In the Parasteatoda tepidariorum isolate YZ-2023 chromosome 3, CAS_Ptep_4.0, whole genome shotgun sequence genome, one interval contains:
- the LOC139425263 gene encoding protein FAM200A-like gives MVLDKIVKAMPLSNNTVSRRIDEISEDIEKQLVEKLKTRKFSVQTDESTLIDSVAVLITYGAPNMMGKKNGCLKLMKDENLGMIFVHGENLIAKNISPVLNDVLHSVIKCINAIKTNAKCERLFKLFCEEKKQTI, from the exons atggttCTTGACAAAATTGTAAAAGCTATGCCACTCAGTAATAACACTGTTAGCAGAAGAATAGATGAAATTAGTgaagatattgaaaaacaacttgttgaaaagctgaaaactagaaaattttcaGTGCAAACGGATGAATCAACTTTGATTGACAGTGTGGCAGTATTGATAACTT ATGGTGCTCCTAATATGATGGGCAAGAAAAATGGCtgcttaaaattgatgaaagatGAGAATCTAGGAATGATTTTTGTGCATGGGGAAAACTTGATAGCTAAAAACATCTCGCCTGTTCTAAATGATGTACTACATTCAGTAATAAAGTGTATCAATGCTATTAAAACAAATGCCAAATGCGAGCGTCTCTTCAAgctattttgtgaagaaaaaaaacagaccatATGA